GGAGCTCGTCCGGTACAACCTCGAGCAGGAAGGGTTCGAGGTTCGGGTGGCGTACGACGGCCAGGAGGCCCTGCGGCTCGCCCGCGCGGAATCTCCGGATCTGCTCATCCTGGACCTCATGCTGCCCTACGTGGACGGGCTGGAGGTCTGCCGCATCCTGCGCCGGGAGAGCACGGTCCCCATCCTGGTCCTCACCGCGAAGGACGCGGAGATGGACCGGGTGGTGGGGCTGGAGTCCGGAGCGGACGATTACGTCACCAAACCCTTCAGCCCCCGGGAGCTGGTGGCCCGGGTACGGGCCATCCTCCGGCGTACCCGCCCGGATCCCAGCCTTCCCCATCCCTCCCCGCCCCTCACCGCGGGGGACCTGGTACTGGACCCCAACACCCGGGAGGTTACTCTCCGCGGACGGCCCGTGGAGCTCACCACGAAGGAGTTCGAGCTGCTGCGCCTCATGATGGCCCACCCCAACCGGGTATTCAGCCGGGACGCGCTCCTGGAGCACATCTGGGGCTACGACTACTTCGGGAGCAGCCGCACCGTGGACATGCACATCAGCCGTCTGCGGGACAAGATCGAGGACGATCCCGCCTCCCCCACCTACATCGTCACCGTGCGGGGGGTGGGGTACAAGTTCAGGCCGCCGGAGGGCGGCCTGCGCCGGACCCGGAAAAGCCCCCGATGAGCCTGCGGGGCCGTCTCCTGCTGAGCTACCTCGGGGTGGTCACGGTGGCCCTCCTCAGCGCGGGGACCTACGTGGTCCGGGCCGTGGAGCGCCGGTACACGGAGAGCTACACCTACGCCCTCCAGGTGCAGGCGCGGCTCGTGGCGGAGGGCATCCGGCCGCACTTCCGCGCGGGCGCGGACTTCCAGCGACTTGAGGAGCGGGCCCAACGGTTCACCTGGCGGCGGGGCGTGTACATCGGGATCCGGGACCCCCACGGCCGCAAGCCCCACCTCGGCCCCGCGCAACCCCCTCCCCCGCGGGAGGTCCTGGAGGCCCTGCGGCGGGGGGAGCCCGTCTCCGGCCAGCGGTGGGACCCCTCCACGGGGGAGGTCCGTCTCTTCGCCGCCTACCCCGTGGTGGAGCGAGGCCGCGTGCTGGGAGTGGTACACGTCACCGCGCCCAGGCGGTGGGTGGACCGGCAGCTCCTGCCCATCTGGTGGGCCTTTGCCACCGCGGGCGCGCTGGCCCTCTTCGTGAGCGCCTTCTTCGGGTTCCGGATCGCCCGGGGCGTCACCCGACCGCTCAAGGAGTTGGAGCGGGCCGCGGAGGCTCTGAGCCGGGGAGAGTACACCCACACCGTGCCCGCCACCGACCGGGACGAGGTGGGACGACTGGGGCTGGCTTTCAACCGGCTGGGACGACGGCTCCAGCAGACCATGGAGGACATCCGTGCGGAGCGCAATCGCCTGGAGGCGGTCCTGGCGGCCATCCAGGACGGGGTGGTGGCCATCGGCCCCACCGGAGAGGTGCAGCTGTACAACCGGGCCGCGGAGGAGCTGCTGGGACTGCGGCCGGAGGCCCTGGGTCGCCCCGTGGAGGAAGTCCTCGGCGGTTCCCCTCTGGCCAACCTGCTCCGGGAGGCCGCGGGGGGCAAGGTCCTCAGCGAGGAGCTGGTGCTTGCCGGGGAGGGGAGCCGGGTGGCGGAGGTCAGTACCAGTCCCATCCGGAGCGGGACAGGGCGGTTTGAGGGAGCGGTGGCGGTGGTACGGGACGTTACGGAGCTGCGGCGCACGGAACGCATGCGCCGGGAGCTCATCGCCAACGTGAGCCACGAGCTCCGCACGCCCCTCACCTCCATCAAGGGATTCGCGGAGACCCTTCTGGCCGGGGCTCTACACGACGAGAAGCATGCCCGGAAATTCCTGGAGATCATCGAGCTGGAGGCAAACCGACTCATGAAGCTAGTGGACGATCTGCTGGATCTCTCCCGGCTCGAAACCAAAGGGGTCACGTTTGAGCTGCGGCCCGTGGACCTGGACGGGATCTGCCGGAGTGTGGTGGAACGGATTCTCCCCCGCGCGGAGGAAGCGGGCATCCGGCTGAGCTACGCGGGGGAGGGTCCCCTCCTCGTGGTGGCGGACTCCGACCGGGTGGAGCAGGTCCTTACGAACCTGGTGGACAACGCGCTCAAGTTCACCCCCGAGGGCGGCGAGATCCGCGTGCAGGCGCGGCGGGAGGGGGGGGAGGCGGTGGTCTCCGTGCAGGACACGGGCCGGGGGATCCCCCCGGACGACCTCCCGCACATCTTCGAGCGGTTCTACCGGGCGGACCGTTCCCGGACCCGGGGGGAGGGCGGGTCCGGACTCGGGCTCGCCATCGCCAAGCACCTGGTGGAGATGCAGGGGGGCCGGATCTGGGCCACCAGCCGTCCGGGGGAGGGCAGCACCTTCTGTTTCTCCCTCCCCTCCGCACGGGAGGGGATCGCCTCTGAACCGACATCCGAACACCGGTGAAGGGCCCGCGTTGACACCGCCAGAAAGCGGTTCCTAGAATCGAGGTGCGGGGCCGTTAGCTCAGGTGGTCAGAGCGCAGTCCTGATAAGACTGAGGTCGGTGGTTCGAGTCCACCACGGCCCACCACAGGCAACGGTATCCAGAACCCTTGTCCGCTCCTCTGGCCCCACAGGAGGCAGGGGCACCGTGTAACGCAGAACCGCCTCCTTCCCCTCCACCACGACCTCCCGCACGAAGGACTGGATGAACGCCCTCCGTTCCGGGACGCTCCCTTCCATCAACAGCACCCACAGGTCCTCCGCATACCGCGCCACTTCCAGAAGGCCCCAACCGACTGTGGGTGGCAGACCTGGTATACGTACCCACGCAGGAAGGGGTGCTGTAAAGTGAGCGTGGTTCTGGACGTGTGGAGTCGGAGGGTCGTGGGATGGGCGATGCGCCCAGATGCCCGAGCGGAGCTGGTGGTGGATGCCGTAGCTTGACCGCTGTGGAGGCGGAAGCCCGCACCGGGCCTGGTGCACCACTCCAACCGAGGCTCGCAGTACACGAGCCTGCGCTTTGGGGCCCGGCTGGAGCGAGCTGGGATCCTGCGTTCCATGGGCCGCAAGGGAGACGCCTACGAGGTCGCTCTGTGCGAGGCGTTCTTCGCCACGTTGAACCGGGAGGTCCTCAGCCGGTGCCGTTTCCGCACCCGCGACGAGGCTCGCTCTGTGCTGTTCGCGTAGGTGGAGGGCTTCTACAACCGCTCATGAGCGGCACTCGGCGCTAGGGTACCTGTCGCCGGAGGAGTTCGAGAGGAGGTGGTCAGCGGATCTGGAACCTACTAGCGTTACCCTCTCCACGAAAGCGGGGTAGACCCAAACCGGGCGGTCCGGGAGGCCCCGACAGGGGGCCCGGGAGCCCTGGCCGGCCGGAAGGGCCGACGCGGTAGCGGGCCAGCAACGGGTGTACCGGTAGCCTGGGTAACCCCGGGCTACCGGTACACCCGTCTTCCCCGGCGCCTGATCCGACCTCGCGGGAGTGGCACATCCTCACCCCACCGGTACGGCGCGTTACAATGGCGGTGAGATGCCGTTCACGGTGAAGGACTTCCAAGACCTCCTGAGGCTGCTGCAGGAGCGCCCGGAGTGGCGGGACCAGCTGCGCCGGGTGCTGCTCACCGACGAGATCCTCCAGCTCCCCAGAGCGATGCGGGAGCTCACGGAGGAGGTGCGCCGCCTCGCGGAAGCCCAGACCAGAACCGAGGAGCGGCTGGGGCGGCTGGAGGAAGCCGTCACCCGCCTCGACCAGGCCGTCGTCCGCCTCGCGGAAGCCCAGGCCCGAACCGAGCAGCAGCTGGAGGCCTTGAGCGCGGCCCAGGTGCAAACCGAGAGACAGGTGGCAGCGCTGACGGAGACCGTCCGCGCCCTGGTGCGGGACGTGGGCGATCTCAAGGGGGAGAGCCTCGAACGGACCTACCGCGACCGCGCCCCCGCCTACTTCGGACGGATCCTCCAGAGGATCCGGGTCCTGGACGCCCAGCGGCTCGGACTGCTGCTGGACGAGGCGGTGGAGGCCGGCCGGATCACCCCGGACGAGCGCATAGACGCCCTGGAAGCCGACGTGGTGGTGGAGGGGCGGAGGGACGGGGAAGAGGTCTACCTGGTGGCAGAGGTCTCCTGGCAGATCGGAGCCGAGGACGTGGAGCGCGCAATCCGCCGGGCCTCCGTGGTCGAACGCGCGCTTCAGCGGCGCACCCTGGCGGCGGTGGCGGGCAAGGGATTGGGCAGGGACCGCAGGACGCAACGGGCCGTCTCCGCGGTGTGGCAGGTGCTAGACGGTACGGTCAGCCCGCCCGCGGACCGTCGAGGGATCTGACTCCGGGGAAGTCGTGCGGAAGAAGCGGGAGATCTACCGCCTTTGGGTTGGGCGATGAAGGTCCGGTAGGGGAGGCCGACGGGCATGCGGCTGAGGAAGTGGACCCTGGAGGAGTATGAGCGCCTCGTTGCCCTCGGCGTGCTAGGGGAGGACGAGCGGGTGCAGCTCGTGGAAGGGGAGATCGTGGAGATGAGCCCGCAGAACGCACCCCACATGGCCGCAGTACGGCTCGTGGAGGACGCCTTGCGGGAGGCCTTCCGTCAGGGCTTCGATGTACGGGTGCAGGGCCCGCTGGCCCTTGCTCCCGACTCCGAGCCCGAGCCGGACGTGGCAGTGGTGAGAGGGGGACCCCGTGACTACCGAGACCACCACCCCACGGGCAAGGACACCGTCCTCGTGGTGGAGGTGGCCGACACCACTTGGCGGTTCGACCGGGAACGAAAAGGCCGGGTGTATGCGGCGGCCCGCATCCCCGAGTACTGGATCCTGAACCTCGAGCACCGATCCCTGGAGGTCTACCGACGGCCGGAGGAAGGGGAGTACCGGGAACAGCTGATCCTGCGGGAGGAGGACTCGGTGGCCCCGCTCCTGCGGCCGGAGGTACAGATCGCGTCGCGGATCTCCTGCCCTGATCGCACCTTCCCGTCTCCTCGCCCAGCTGGGCCTTTTGGCCGTTCAGGGGTCTGACCCCTGCTATCCTAATTAAGAGGTGTTGCAGGAGACGGGGCAGGGAGGTGACCGGCGGTGCGGGACGAGTCGGAGAACGAGTACGAGGAATCGGGCGTCCCGAAGGAGTGGGTCGAATTCTGGAAGGAAAGGAGCTGGAGAACACCCTGATCGCGTACGTCCCGCCGCCAAAGCCGTCCACGGACAAGCCTTCGAAGAAGCGGTCCAGGAAGAAGTCCGGGCAGCCGGACGCGCCCGACGCCGGGGACAGGACCTGAACGTGGCCGTCCGCTTCCTGGAAGCCTTCCGTGGAGCCGCCGCCGGATCGCTTGCGGCCCTGGCGCTGCTCGCGGGGTGCGGGGCTGCCGCGGCGCCCGGGGCACCTCCGGCCTCCCCGACCTCCAGCCCGTCCGCATCGCCCTCTCCATCGCCCGCTCCGATCTCCGTGGATCTCCTCCCGGCGGCCCAGGGCTCCGTGTGCAGGGACGGTGCAGCCTTCCCGGACCGGACGCGGGAGGTCCGCGGCGCGGTGGGGTGGGTCGCAGACCTGTTGCCGAAGCCCGGAGGGAACCCCTGCCCGGGAGGACCCGCGGCCAAGAACGTCACGTGCCGCAGGACGGGCTCCGAGCGGATCGGCGGCCGGGTCGCGGACCGGTGGGAGGTGGTGTTCGAGGCGGGCGGCAGGAAGCTCGTGGTAAGGCGCTGGGTGGACCGGGAGCTGGGAGTCTGGCTCCGGTACGTAACCTACGAGGGGGCCACGTTCGAGGTAGTGGGGATCCGGGTTGGGTCCCAGCCGGCGTCCCTGTTCCAGGTGCCCAGGGACTACAAGCCCGCGGGCCGTTGAGGGGTCTGACCCAGCGGGGGAGCGGCACGGAACTTGCTAGTCGGGGATAGGAAGCGCAGACGAGTCTGAGTCCGGGATCGGGAGGCGGACCGTGAGCCGGTTCTGGATGCGCAGGCCGATTTTTCTCGCGACCGCGGCGTTGCTCCTCGTGGCCGCGTGCGGCATCACGCAGGGGCAGGGGCCCGTCCCCCAGCCACCCGGCCTCCCCTCCCAACCCCAGGTCACCCTCCAGCAGGCGGGGCCCCACGCGCCGGACAGGGTTCTGGTGCGGTTCCGGCCCGGCACCCCGCCCGACAAGATGGAAGCCCTCCACCGCCGGGTGGGGGGGCGCGTGGTGGACACCATCCCCCAGATCGGGGTCCTGGTGGTCCAGGTGCCGGCCAACACCGTGGCGGGCGCCATCGGGGTCTACACCTCCGACCCCGCCACGGAGTTCGCGGAGCCGGACGGGGTGGTCCAGGCCCTGGTGGTTCCCAACGACCCCATGTTCGGCCAGCAGTGGGGCCCGCAGAAGGTGGAAGCGCCAGCGGCCTGGGACCTCACCACGGGAAGTTCCTCGGTACGCATCGCGATCCTCGACACCGGGATCAGTTCCGGCCACCCGGACCTCGCCGGAAAGGTGGTGACGGCACGGAACTTCACCACCTCCCCCACGGTGGAGGACGTGGACGGCCACGGGACCCACGTGGCCGGGATCGCCGCCGCGGTCACCAACAACGCCACGGGAGTCGCGGGGATGGACTGGAACGCGCGGCTCATGAACGGCAAGGTCCTGGGCGACGACGGGAGCGGCTACTACTCCTGGGTGGCGAGCGGCATCGTGTGGGCCGCGGACAACGGGGCGAAGGTGATCAACATGAGCCTCGGGGGGCCCTTCCCCAGCTCGACCCTGCAGAGCGCGGTGGACTACGCCTGGAACCGGGGCGTCGTGCTGGCCTGCGCCGCGGGCAACAGCGGGACCACGAGCCCCAGTTACCCCGCGTACTACACCAACTGCATCGCGGTCGGAGCCACCACCCAACTCGACACCCAGGCCAGCTTCAGCAACTACGGGAGCTGGGTGGACGTGGGAGCTCCGGGGGTCGGGGTCCTCAGCACGGTGCCGGGAGGGTACACCTCCTACAGCGGGACTTCCATGGCGACCCCGCACGTGGCGGGGCTCGCGGCCCTGGTGTGGACCCGGCAGGGTTCGAATTCCGCGGTCCGGAACTGCATCGAGTCCTTCACCGACCCGGTAACGGGGAACCCCTTCGCGCGGGGGAGGATCAACGCGCGAAAGGCGGTGGAGTGCACGGGGGCGAGCCCCACCCCGTCCCCATCGCCCACACCGACACCCTCCCCCACGCCGACCCCTCCCCCAACTCCCAAGCCCCGGTGGACGCCCTCACCCACCCCGAGCCCCACGCCTACGCCTTCTCCGACTCCCACCCCGACGCCGACCCCTTCTCCGACCCCGACGCCGAGGTGGAAGTGATCCCGGGGTCTGACCCCAGGGGTCAGACCCCACTCTTGTCCGGGAAGACCAGGCGGGGTAGCATATGCCCGTGGCGTGGGAGCAGGTGGCCACCATCGTGGTGACCGTGGTCCTGGCAGTACTCGCCGGGATCCTGTACAACAACCGCCGCTTCGACGACGTGAACCGCCGGTTCGACGATGTCAACGCGCGCTTCGACGACGTCCACCGCCGGATCGACGACCTCCGGTCCGACATGAACGCCCGCTTCGCCCAGGTGGACGCCCGGCTCGCGGAGCTGCGCGAAGACCTGCGGGAAATCCGGACCCTGCTCCAGGACGCCCTGCGGACCAGGACCCCGTAGACCCCACCGTGTCCACCACCCAGGTGCAAGTGAGGCAGGGGTCTGACACCAGGGGTCTGACACCGTGGCGATGGCCCCGGTGATCCTCCGGGTGGTGTACACTCCGTGATAGGGGTGTACACTCCGTCATAGGAGCGTGAGGAATGCGGTTGCGCAGGGCTTTTGTGTTTCGCCTTCTGGTCGGTGCGGCGGCGCTCGGCCTCATCGCGGGGCAGGTCCCGGATGCGTCCGCCGCGCCGTGGTACA
This sequence is a window from Armatimonadota bacterium. Protein-coding genes within it:
- a CDS encoding response regulator transcription factor, yielding MGHRILVVDDEPHIVELVRYNLEQEGFEVRVAYDGQEALRLARAESPDLLILDLMLPYVDGLEVCRILRRESTVPILVLTAKDAEMDRVVGLESGADDYVTKPFSPRELVARVRAILRRTRPDPSLPHPSPPLTAGDLVLDPNTREVTLRGRPVELTTKEFELLRLMMAHPNRVFSRDALLEHIWGYDYFGSSRTVDMHISRLRDKIEDDPASPTYIVTVRGVGYKFRPPEGGLRRTRKSPR
- a CDS encoding Uma2 family endonuclease, with product MRLRKWTLEEYERLVALGVLGEDERVQLVEGEIVEMSPQNAPHMAAVRLVEDALREAFRQGFDVRVQGPLALAPDSEPEPDVAVVRGGPRDYRDHHPTGKDTVLVVEVADTTWRFDRERKGRVYAAARIPEYWILNLEHRSLEVYRRPEEGEYREQLILREEDSVAPLLRPEVQIASRISCPDRTFPSPRPAGPFGRSGV
- a CDS encoding ATP-binding protein → MSLRGRLLLSYLGVVTVALLSAGTYVVRAVERRYTESYTYALQVQARLVAEGIRPHFRAGADFQRLEERAQRFTWRRGVYIGIRDPHGRKPHLGPAQPPPPREVLEALRRGEPVSGQRWDPSTGEVRLFAAYPVVERGRVLGVVHVTAPRRWVDRQLLPIWWAFATAGALALFVSAFFGFRIARGVTRPLKELERAAEALSRGEYTHTVPATDRDEVGRLGLAFNRLGRRLQQTMEDIRAERNRLEAVLAAIQDGVVAIGPTGEVQLYNRAAEELLGLRPEALGRPVEEVLGGSPLANLLREAAGGKVLSEELVLAGEGSRVAEVSTSPIRSGTGRFEGAVAVVRDVTELRRTERMRRELIANVSHELRTPLTSIKGFAETLLAGALHDEKHARKFLEIIELEANRLMKLVDDLLDLSRLETKGVTFELRPVDLDGICRSVVERILPRAEEAGIRLSYAGEGPLLVVADSDRVEQVLTNLVDNALKFTPEGGEIRVQARREGGEAVVSVQDTGRGIPPDDLPHIFERFYRADRSRTRGEGGSGLGLAIAKHLVEMQGGRIWATSRPGEGSTFCFSLPSAREGIASEPTSEHR
- a CDS encoding S8 family peptidase gives rise to the protein MSRFWMRRPIFLATAALLLVAACGITQGQGPVPQPPGLPSQPQVTLQQAGPHAPDRVLVRFRPGTPPDKMEALHRRVGGRVVDTIPQIGVLVVQVPANTVAGAIGVYTSDPATEFAEPDGVVQALVVPNDPMFGQQWGPQKVEAPAAWDLTTGSSSVRIAILDTGISSGHPDLAGKVVTARNFTTSPTVEDVDGHGTHVAGIAAAVTNNATGVAGMDWNARLMNGKVLGDDGSGYYSWVASGIVWAADNGAKVINMSLGGPFPSSTLQSAVDYAWNRGVVLACAAGNSGTTSPSYPAYYTNCIAVGATTQLDTQASFSNYGSWVDVGAPGVGVLSTVPGGYTSYSGTSMATPHVAGLAALVWTRQGSNSAVRNCIESFTDPVTGNPFARGRINARKAVECTGASPTPSPSPTPTPSPTPTPPPTPKPRWTPSPTPSPTPTPSPTPTPTPTPSPTPTPRWK